One genomic segment of Amycolatopsis sp. Hca4 includes these proteins:
- a CDS encoding YbaB/EbfC family DNA-binding protein, protein MSDFDVDLAAARIAEQASRAGEEVSARLARSGPVVGKASSDGIEVQVAPGGLLTGLTIHRSVLRQGSAVLADRIFELAQRATRRAGDRMYHALSSAVPPEQLETLGYEPIPDDDPDAETYSYEGGRR, encoded by the coding sequence GTGTCTGACTTCGACGTCGACCTGGCGGCGGCGCGGATCGCCGAGCAGGCATCGCGGGCGGGCGAGGAGGTGTCCGCGCGCCTGGCCCGCTCGGGTCCGGTGGTGGGCAAGGCTTCGTCCGACGGCATCGAGGTCCAGGTGGCGCCGGGCGGGCTGCTGACCGGGCTGACGATCCACCGCTCGGTGCTGCGGCAGGGCTCGGCGGTGCTCGCCGACCGGATCTTCGAGCTGGCCCAGCGCGCGACCCGGCGGGCGGGCGACCGGATGTACCACGCCCTGTCGTCCGCGGTTCCCCCGGAACAGCTGGAAACGCTGGGCTACGAGCCGATCCCGGACGACGACCCGGACGCCGAGACGTATTCGTACGAAGGGGGGCGGCGGTGA
- a CDS encoding C40 family peptidase, with protein MTEHTDQLVRHHLDTTNQFAQKLRHDPVAISGARDAHVALQTSVGRTRDVASEQRVNLASASSGSTTDRATATSQSLEQEVQDLLDESAEIEKAVAEAADTLHVGEIKNDQVRDQIIKEIAASMKALEAVKTIQPPESRGAASRDILMKLQTKISQLTGQAATFSEQTINDLTAIGTRLGGEEQSTSASSASPSTKVGSSFNSNSGYSGGSDGGGGGGGGGGGGGGGGAVHKPRLPVAIPPQPGSGVAINLPGGKQVMAPNETAAKAVRNALAQLGVPYVWGGTARGVGLDCSGLTMTSYQDAGLQLPRTAAQQTVGAEVPSIDQLLPGDLVVWSGHVAMVIGDGQMIEAGDPVQISKIRTTNAGQSFIGFYRPTG; from the coding sequence GTGACCGAGCACACCGACCAGCTCGTCCGCCACCACCTGGACACGACGAACCAGTTCGCGCAGAAGCTGCGCCACGACCCGGTCGCCATCAGCGGCGCGCGGGACGCGCACGTCGCCCTGCAGACGTCGGTGGGGCGCACCCGCGACGTCGCGTCGGAGCAGCGCGTCAACCTCGCTTCGGCCAGCTCGGGCTCGACGACCGACCGCGCCACGGCGACGTCGCAGAGCCTCGAGCAGGAGGTCCAGGACCTCCTCGACGAAAGCGCCGAGATCGAGAAGGCCGTCGCGGAGGCGGCCGATACGCTGCACGTCGGCGAGATCAAGAACGACCAGGTCCGCGACCAGATCATCAAGGAGATCGCGGCCTCGATGAAGGCGCTGGAAGCGGTGAAGACCATCCAGCCGCCGGAGAGTCGCGGCGCCGCTTCGCGCGACATCCTGATGAAGCTGCAGACGAAGATCAGCCAGCTCACCGGCCAGGCGGCCACGTTCAGCGAGCAGACGATCAACGACCTGACCGCGATCGGCACCCGGCTCGGCGGCGAAGAGCAGTCGACGTCGGCTTCTTCGGCCTCGCCCTCGACCAAGGTCGGGTCGTCGTTCAACAGCAACAGCGGGTACTCCGGCGGTTCGGACGGCGGCGGCGGAGGGGGCGGCGGTGGCGGGGGAGGCGGCGGCGGGGGCGCGGTGCACAAGCCGCGGCTGCCGGTCGCGATCCCGCCGCAGCCCGGCTCCGGCGTCGCGATCAACCTCCCCGGCGGCAAGCAGGTCATGGCGCCGAACGAGACGGCGGCCAAGGCGGTGCGCAACGCGCTCGCGCAGCTCGGCGTGCCGTACGTGTGGGGCGGCACCGCCCGCGGCGTCGGCCTCGACTGCAGCGGGCTGACCATGACCTCCTACCAGGACGCCGGCCTGCAGCTGCCGCGGACGGCGGCGCAGCAGACGGTCGGGGCCGAGGTGCCGTCGATCGACCAGCTGCTGCCGGGCGACCTCGTCGTGTGGTCCGGCCACGTGGCGATGGTGATCGGCGACGGCCAGATGATCGAGGCGGGCGACCCGGTGCAGATCAGCAAGATCCGCACCACCAACGCGGGACAGTCGTTCATCGGTTTCTACCGGCCCACGGGGTGA